The Microplitis demolitor isolate Queensland-Clemson2020A chromosome 8, iyMicDemo2.1a, whole genome shotgun sequence genome has a segment encoding these proteins:
- the LOC103573276 gene encoding beta-catenin-like protein 1, producing the protein MDVGELLSYKPPSTTKRTHADDNDDDDDWDNGKKKKINKTPYHPRQSYTKEVELTPVRSQPEPPTPTRNSSSRTGSDSTANDIVEPELTDKQKAEILKLVEAETPEVEALDEANLKRMVLLFEKRAFRNQEMRVKFPDQPEKFMESEVELHETLQELHVVATNPELYPLMVELRAIPSLLELLSHENTDIAVGVVDLLQELTDVDILHESQDGADALIDALLDQQVSALLVQNLDRLDETVKEESDGVFNTLAIFENLLEFRPELCVDAGKQGLLQWLLRRLKAKLPFDANKLYASELLSILLQQSSENNLLLGDLDGIDVLLQQLAYYKRHDPQTAEEQEMMENLFNVLCSSLMETVNRDRFLRGEGLQLMNLMLREKKLSRNGSLKVLDHAMNGPDGKDNCTKFVDILGLRTIFPLFMKTPSKNRKKVFTAEEHEEHVVSIIASMLRNCKGQQRQRLLSKFTENDFEKVDRLMELHFKYLEKVEEVESNAKEDDDEEESYIKRLDGGLFTLQLVDYVLLEACAGCPPAVKQRVTRILSQRRASLKTIRHIMREYAGNLGEAGDAEWREAEQQRILQLIDKF; encoded by the exons AGgtgaattattatcatacaAA cCTCCGTCAACAACAAAACGTACACATGCCGACGAtaatgacgatgatgatgactGGGACAAtggaaagaagaaaaaaataaataaaactcctTATCATCCAAGACAAAGTTATACTAAAGAAGTAGAATTAACTCCTGTAAGAAGTCAACCTGAACCTCCTACCCCGACTCGTAATTCATCATCACGAACAGGATCAGATTCAACTGCTAATGACATCGTTGAGCCTGAATTGACAGATAAACAAAaagctgaaattttaaaacttgttgAGGCAGAAACTCCAGAAGTTGAAGCTCTTGACGAAGCTAATCTCAAGCGCATGGTtttgttatttgaaaaacGTGCTTTTAGAAATCAGGAAATGAGAGTTAAATTTCCTGATCAGCctgaaaa atTTATGGAATCTGAAGTAGAATTACACGAGACACTTCAAGAACTTCATGTAGTTGCGACAAATCCAGAATTGTATCCATTGATGGTTGAACTTCGAGCAATACCTTCACTGCTTGAATTATTGTCTCATGAAAATACAGACATCGCTGTCGGGGTCGTTGACCTTCTGCAAGAGTTAACAGACGTGGATATATTGCATGAGAGTCAAGATGGAGCTGATGCGTTGATTGATGCTCTTCTAGATCAACAAGTTTCAGCATTGTTGGTACAAAATCTTGATAGACTTGATGAAACTGTTAAAGAAGAGAGTGACGGCGTGTTCAATACTTTAG ctatttttgaaaatctgtTGGAATTTAGGCCAGAATTGTGTGTCGATGCTGGCAAACAAGGACTGTTGCAATGGTTACTCCGTCGTCTCAAAGCCAAACTACCATTTGATGCTAATAAATTGTATGCCAgtgaattattatcaatattattgcAACAAAGTTcagagaataatttattattaggtGATCTTGACGGCATTGATGTTTTGTTACAACAATTGGCTTACTATAAACGTCATGACCCTCAAACAGCCGAAGAACAAGAaatgatggaaaatttattcaacgtTTTGTGTTCCAGTTTAATGGAAACTGTTAATAGAGATAGATTTTTACGTGGTGAAGGTTTACAGCTGATGAATTTAAtgttaagagaaaaaaaattatcgcgTAATGGATCACTAAAAGTACTAGACCACGCGATGAATGGACCAGATGGCAAAGACAATTGTACTAAATTTGTAGACATACTTGGACTTCGTACAATATTTCCATTGTTTATGAAAACGCCATcgaaaaatcgtaaaaaagttttcactGCTGAAGAGCATGAAGAACATGTTGTTTCTATAATTGCTAGTATGTTAAGAAATTGTAAAGGTCAACAACGTCAGAGATTACTCAGTAAATTTACCGAGAATGATTTCGAAAAAGTTGATCGTTTAATGGAGTTGCATTTCAAGTATcttgaaaaagttgaagaagTTGAAAGTAATGCTAAA GAAGACGATGATGAAGAAGAATCTTATATAAAAAGACTAGACGGTGGATTATTTACATTACAATTAGTTGATTACGTACTACTAGAGGCATGCGCTGGTTGTCCACCAGCAGTTAAACAGCGTGTGACACGAATATTATCTCAACGACGAGCATCACTTAAAACAATCAGGCATATCATGAGAG agTACGCAGGAAACCTTGGAGAAGCAGGAGACGCAGAGTGGAGGGAAGCTGAACAACAGagaattttacaattaatcgataaattttaa
- the LOC103573275 gene encoding uncharacterized protein LOC103573275 → MAATAKHELRQKFPGESSGEEDIAAIAKQISDHAEAIYQSWKSRGLAPAEIFNCHNNATAADEFDSALTPTLSPNSRGIQLENILKVGSAGQSYSPPPPRLDNNNTLEKLVNNFVVEDKARQQRTSSYITKNLPSSIQSALERFERSSAANVTNIRHQQQQQQTRPKIATKSSLSSPLASPSSLGETIETILPADLPGNGTTSQPKRPLSVLLNTTTPTNTTAGELSRPNQSSGLTTWPLKNKLFTDSSVVARVNASKANVASSYLDEVAREEERLINALKTGVVIDEDGSSPVPVRQKPAIKKEKPKLVTNGVVLERTSQFIQQIQQAKKIEERKSTSTVVEKLEKHQLQQHQQRQQQQQPQQKHHQQQEVKEERQVQIVASKWGPRITSPRPRIDQVPHPELTNQQKQHIRAAAAAAAATDSSSSAGNNANPVRPFLTRGSVAERVLIFEKCPSELLLDKRGPRQPGGPSSRFNSNNDGKPQSSYVRERIQQQQSRALPPHTTLQRHVKANKNVRIPRFYFPGGKPTPPTQLEATIAKINKAFESLPGHRASRSQFHIITKACELPLYWKVPLFLAAGGDATTCIEMNGFIEFWEEINKSYHDPASKFIRITTRGLRNYILPEDLVAMIQDVVDTHPGLTFLKEATEFHSRYVHTVIARIFYCVNRSWSGKISVTELRRSNLLAVIGILEHEEDINQVTSYFSYEHFYVIYCKFWELDRDHDLFINKMDLTRHNDHALSTRLIERIFSGAVTRGRGKSGEVRLQEEKMSYTEFVWFLLSEEDKNYPTAIEYWFRCMDLDGDGYLSMYELEYFYEEQLHRMEAIGLETLPFEDCLCQMLDMIKPKIPGKISLSDLKKCKMTSIFFDTFFNLEKYLDHEQRDPFASTRDHDAEGHELSDWDRFAADEYELLVAEESGNEQNDQMMYDNGMDEDGFTTINTLPDESNDRNKKRDCNTKSYQDTGETRRDSKNQNYDSGDSDDYAESDN, encoded by the exons ATGGCTGCAACAGCCAAGCATGAATTGAGACAAAAGTTTCCGGGCGAGTCCTCGGGTGAAGAAGACATTGCAGCAATCGCTAAACAGATAAGTGATCACGCAGAGGCGATTTATCAGTCGTGGAAGAGTCGTGGACTAGCGCCCgcagaaatatttaattgtcatAATAACGCAACTGCCGCAGACGAGTTTGATAGTGCGTTGACACCTACATTGTCACCAAATTCACGAGGAATTCAACTGGAGAATATTCTTAAAGTAGGTAGTGCCGGACAATCATACAGTCCGCCACCACCTAGATTGGATAATAATAACACTCTGGAGAAACTGGTTAATAATTTTGTCGTCGAGGACAAGGCACGGCAACAACGTACATCATCCTATATAACTAAAAATCTACCGTCTTCCATACAATCTGCTCTGGAAAGATTTGAACGTAGTTCTGCTGCTAACGTAACAAATATTCGGcatcaacagcaacagcaacagaCAAGACCAAAAATAGCTACCAAGTCGTCTTTGTCGTCGCCGTTGGCATCACCATCGTCGCTTGGCGAGACTATCGAAACTATACTGCCGGCAGACTTGCCTGGAAATGGTACAACAAGCCAGCCAAAACGTCCGCTAAGTGTTTTACTAAATACAACAACGCCCACTAATACAACCGCCGGAGAATTGTCTAGGCCGAATCAAAGTTCAGGTTTGACGACCTGGcctcttaaaaataaattgtttaccGACTCTTCCGTAGTGGCTCGGGTCAATGCCTCCAAAGCTAACGTAGCTTCCTCGTATCTTGATGAAGTTGCGCGTGAAGAAGAGAGACTTATTAATGCTCTCAAGACAGGCGTTGTTATTGATGAGGATGGAAGTTCGCCAGTTCCTGTCCGACAAAAACCCgctattaaaaaagaaaaacctAAGCTCGTGACAAATGGCGTTGTACTTGAGCGTACGTCGCAATTTATCCAGCAAATTCAACaggcgaaaaaaattgaagaacgTAAAAGCACGAGTACGGTAGTAGAAAAACTTGAGAAACATCAATTGCAGCAGCATCAGCAAcgacaacaacagcagcaaccaCAACAAAAACACCACCAGCAGCAGGAGGTAAAAGAAGAACGTCAAGTTCAAATAGTGGCATCTAAATGGGGTCCTCGGATCACGTCACCGAGACCTAGGATTGATCAAGTACCACATCCTGAACTCACGAACCAACAAAAGCAACATATACGTGCTGCTGCAGCTGCCGCTGCTGCTACGGACTCTTCAAGCTCAGCGGGAAACAATGCTAATCCAGTGAGACCTTTTCTTACCCGAGGATCCGTCGCAGAGAGAGTATTGATCTTTGAAAAATGCCCGAGTGAACTTTTACTCGACAAACGTGGCCCACGACAACCTGGAGGACCATCATCGAGATTTAATTCCAATAATGACGGCAAGCCACAGTCTTCTTACGTACGTGAGAGAATACAGCAACAGCAATCAAGGGCCTTGCCGCCTCATACAACTTTACAACGGCATGTCAAAGCCAATAAAAACGTCCGTATAcccag ATTTTATTTCCCCGGTGGTAAGCCTACTCCGCCTACACAACTGGAGGCAACgattgcaaaaataaataaagcctTCGAGAGTCTCCCGGGACATCGTGCTTCACGCTCACAATTTCACATTATTACAAAAGCTTGTGAGCTGCCACTTTACTGGAAGGTTCCGCTTTTCTTAGCTGCAGGTGGTGATGCAACGACTTGCATTGAAATGAatggttttattgaattttgggaaga aattaataaatcgtaCCACGATCCAGccagtaaatttataagaataacTACACGTGGTCTGAGAAATTATATACTACCAGAAGATCTTGTTGCTATGATACAAGATGTTGTTGATACTCATCCAGGATTAACTTTCCTTAAAGAAGCTACGGAATTTCATTCTCGTTATGTCCACACTGTAATTGCTAGAATATTTTACTGTGTAAATCGTAGCTGGAGCGGTAAAATATCCGTTACGGAATTACGACGTAGCAACTTGTTGGCTGTTATTGGTATTCTAGAACACGAAGAAGATATAAACCAGGTGACGTCCTACTTCAGCTACGAACACTTTTACGTTATATATTGCAAATTCTGGGAACTTGATCGTGACcatgatttatttatcaacaaaatgGACTTAACTCGGCACAATGATCATG caTTATCGACGAGACTGATAGAAAGAATATTCAGCGGTGCTGTAACAAGAGGTAGGGGTAAAAGTGGTGAAGTACGTTTgcaagaagaaaaaatgagTTATACTGAGTTTGTATGGTTTCTACTTAGTGAAGAGGATAAAAATTATCCCACTGCTATTGAATATTGGTttag ATGTATGGATCTGGATGGCGATGGTTACCTTTCTATGTATGAACTTGAGTATTTCTACGAAGAACAATTACATCGGATGGAGGCCATTGGATTGGAAACTCTACCATTTGAAGACTGTCTTTGCCAg atGCTAGATATGATTAAACCGAAAATTCCAGGAAAAATTTCGTTGAGTGATTTGAAGAAATGTAAAAtgacttcgatattttttgatacaTTCTTTAATCTTGAAAAATATCTTGATCATGAACAACGAGATCCTTTTGCTTCAACTAGAGATCATGACGCCGAAGGCCATGAA CTCTCAGATTGGGATCGATTTGCGGCTGACGAGTATGAGTTATTGGTTGCTGAAGAAAGCGGAAATGAACAAAATGAtcaaat GATGTATGATAACGGAATGGATGAAGATGGTTTTACAACTATAAATACATTGCCAGACGAGTCAAATGACCGAAATAAAAAACGTGATTGTAATACAAAGAGTTATCAAGATACCGGTGAAACTCGTCGTGAttcgaaaaatcaaaattacgaCAGCGGAGATAGCGATGATTATGCTGAGAGTGACAACTGA
- the LOC103573273 gene encoding uncharacterized protein LOC103573273: MFAFLTVRSVLRFFLFALVCGSYTQATKKCTAGGLDLKYVRGDALVDSTDCVGPNDVPYPSAAIEKSLKTLWGGNSRTGRAYHQNRVVDPELTRQKLLHNYKLSHGDYTVSSVRNGRSFSSKETCGSPGRLCKTRYNTTAPMYGVSLTSGQPVTIVQKFPDLLQQVVFEVCESKECDVVHGECTQTYVPYLFLVIPLGPVTLTGQDYVLVESGCVCKPRSSLTGNSEAPLVPNL, translated from the exons gtGCGGAGTGTACTCAGGTTTTTCCTATTTGCTCTAGTATGTGGATCTTACACCCAAGCAACTAAAAAATGCACTGCGGGAGGATTAGATCTGAAATACGTAAGGGGAGATGCATTGGTCGATTCTACTGATTGTGTTGGACCTAATGATGTACCGTATCCATC agCGGCAATAGAAAAAAGTTTGAAGACTTTGTGGGGAGGAAACAGCCGAACCGGAAGGGCATATCATCAAAACCGAGTTGTAGATCCTGAGCTGACTAGACAAAAGCTCTTACACAATTACAAACTATCTCACGGTGATTACACCGTGTCCAGTGTGCGGAACG gTCGGAGTTTTAGTTCAAAAGAAACATGCGGATCACCAGGTCGGCTTTGTAAAACCCGCTACAACACGACAGCACCTATGTACGGGGTCAGTCTCACCAGCGGACAACCAGTTACCATTGTACAAAAATTTCCCGACCTACTGCAGCAAGTTGTCTTCGAGGTTTGCGA ATCCAAGGAATGCGACGTAGTACACGGTGAGTGTACTCAAACTTATGTCCCATATTTATTCTTGGTGATACCGCTTGGCCCGGTGACACTCACGGGTCAGGATTACGTTCTTGTCGAAAGTGGTTGCGTGTGTAAGCCCAGAAGTTCATTGACTGGAAATTCTGAAGCACCCTTAGTACCTAActtgtaa